A region of the Yarrowia lipolytica chromosome 1C, complete sequence genome:
CCTTGGGCATCAACCAAACTCTGACATCTACATCTCCCTTCACTTTCAATCTAGTTATCATACATGCTATGTAAGAACCTCTTAAATAAGGGGTCGTTCGGACTTCCACACGTGGTTGTGCTTGAAGGCCTCGGGGGCAGTGGCCTGGTCGACCTGCTTTCGGCCCTGGCCGCCGTTGAGTCGCAGATCTCGCTCCATCATCTGGGAGTCCCACTGGTCAATGGCGAATCGGTCTCGGACGCCTCCGTTTCGGTAGACGTGGAGAACCTGCATggctccacctccagcgGTGAGGAGCTGAGTTAGTCTATGAATGGGGGTTGTGGTCGTGTGCCTCGCGACCTTGACGGGATCGAACTACTCCGAGGCAATAAACAACAGTCTGAGAGAATAGGGAAAAGCGAAGACATGTGAGATCTGATTCCAAAGGATTCTGCGTGATACAGACATATCCCCTGCCGGCTGGGAATACCATGTCAAAGTCATTGTACGTCAGAGACTTACTGTAGCTTCCCTTCCACAGTAATGGAGTGGTCCGGTATAGCTGGTATCACAAGCATCGTTCATCAATCGTCCAGGGAATGTGGCACCTCCACTCTCGTATCGAATCGCTCTCCAGAATTTCTGCATTCACTCCTGTAACTGTCGTCTTGTAGTGTACCTCCTGTCCGGTCAAATCACAAGTCCAAAGCCATAGCTCGAGCCACAAAGCCGCCGTCTCATACTTACACCAAAAATGATACCGTAAGGGAGCAATGCCTCAAAAGGAATAGCCATTTTGTCGTGTGTCTGGTTGTGTGTTAGAAGCTGTGATGTCACTGCAAGCCGAGTTACCCAAATTTTGATTGGTGGGAGGGACGCCCTCCTAACCCTGACTTTGGAACTTTGTTTAGTAAGCGATGAGACCATTGAAAGAGATCTACTCAGCGTGATAACAAACAAAGGCACGATCAAACAGTCACATGATATAAATTACTGCTACATTCAAAAACAACCATCTCAAACCATTTCTCTACACCATCTCGACAACTGGACTATTCATACCTCTTCTACACACTTTAACGTGACATGATATCCAAGTAAACTGTTGGGAGTTAAACTaaaaatactgtagttttAGAGTAAACTCTTCGACCTCgagctggacaaggagctggataTCCCCCCTGGATACTTAATCACTGtgcaatactgtacaagtacaagtacactggATACTTCctacaatatgtacaatatgtaACTCACCACTTCCACGGTGTACTCCGCAACAGCTCGTGCCATGCTCTCAATCTACTTATACAATGATATTTATTTAACATGACCTATTTCTACGTCCACCTCTAGCATTCCCTCTTACAAGGTGTTGGCAGCCtcatcaacctcctcctgcatcttgacctcaacctcaacctcagcctcagcctcggtCTCGGATAACTCATCCACAGCCGCGGGGTTGGGCTTCTCGGGTTGCACGTTAGTCACGGCCTCGACCTTGccgtcctccttgatctcgaCAGGAGCTCCCAGCTTGGGTTCGGCAGCCTTCTCAGcgggcttctcctcaaaATCAATCAGGTTGCCCTGAGGGAACTTGTCGGGTTCTTCACTGGGGGAAGAAATGGACTCGGCAATCTTGTCCTTACCGTTGGCGACCAGGGAAGCCTTCCACTGACCTACAGACTTCTCCACGTTACCCTTTCCGTACGACAGAGCAACGAGAGCAGCCTCCGAGTGTCGACCAGTCTTGTTAAGCAGATCAACACACTGCTTCACGGCACCGATGGACCACAGGGCGTTGAAGGCAACGTTGTACTTGCCAGCATCGGCAGCCTTGTCAGCCACCCACTCCATGCCGGCTCGGTTTCCGGTGGCCGAgtacagcagcagcagagacTCGACCTCGGCGATGGAAGAAGACTTGAAACACTTCTCGGCCAGGTCGAAGTTCCAGGCGGCAGTGGCAGCGTCTCCAAGCAGCTTCCATCGGTGGTCTTGAGGCGATCGCTCAGCAATCTCAGAGGCCACGGACAGGTCGTTAAGTGCAAGGGCAAGATCAAACTTGtgctcgtcgtcggtgCTCACCTCCAAAGCAAGCTCCTTGAAGCCCTGGGCCTCCAGGAACTTGGCCACCTTagacagctcctcctcagggATTGCAGGGAGGAAGTCCGACTGCGCAAGCTCGACGTCGCCTCGCAGAACAACAGTCTGGTATTCAACGAGAGGCACAGACAATCGGTACGACGACACATTGACATCCTTGTCACACAGGTAGATACGCGAGTCCTTGGACACAAAGCCAAGCAGGTACTTGGCCTTATCGAAATGTGCGACTGTGTATGTGACGCCGCCAACCAGGTAGTTGAGTCGGTTGACGGACGAGGTGTAGACGAAGCAGTCGAGCAGCCACTCTCCGGACCGAACGGAGTCGGAAATTTCgtgcagcagctcaaacGACTCCTCCACACCGTCCTCGTCCACGTTCTCGGCCTCATCAACCGCGTCCTTGTTGTATCGCAGAACGTAGAAGGCGTCGGCCGAGGTGATGGCGACCAGCTCGCCAGAGTCAGACCAGTGCACGCCGGTGACACCCTCCACGTCAATTCGTCGCACCAGCTGGCCAGTCTCCCACGAGTACATGGCGACAAAGCCATGACCCTTCACACCGAGCAGGGTACCACCGAAGATGCCCTCAACGGAAAAATTGGGGTCTACATGGCCCAATGGCCGCTCCTTGAAGTTCTTGTAGACTCGCACGGAGCTGGGGGACTCAAGCACAGCGTACTCGCTGGAGTCCTGGGCCCAAACAAAGTCCAGACCGGAGCCGTAAGCCTTGTTTCGCCATGCCAGAGCGGTGTAGATGATGTACTCACCgtcaccaacaacagccacaAATCGGCCGTTGGGGGAGTGTCGCAGGAAGGTGGGGAAAACCTCGACGGAtcccagctccttgggcaCCAGAGCAAGGGATTCGccgtccttggcgtcctcgCCCTTAACCTGAGCGGAATAGACTTCTCCGTGCTTGCTCCACACCAGCTTTCCAGAGCTGTCCAGAGAGATGGCAGGGTCCTCCTTACCAAGACGGAGGACAACCGCGCCGGCATCAAAACCGACAGCCACGAGGTTGGAGCCTCGCTTGACACCCACACACCAGGCTCGCTCATAGCTGTAGTTGAGGGTCTGCTCGAGCTGGTAGGTGTTAGCGTTCCACACCTTGACGGTATTGTCCTCGGCACCAGAGATGATGACGGGCAGATCGGGATGGAAGACAGCGAAGGACACGTTGTTAGTGTGGCCCTCCATGGTGGCGACGCAGGCCTTGGTCTGGTAGTCCCACACCTTGACGGTCTTATCGTCCGAAGATGTGATGAGGTAGGGCTTGTCAGCACCGGGATAGTATTCGACGAAGTTGACGCCGGCGGTGGCATGGGCCTCGAGGGTGAAGTTGGGCCGCGACACGGTGGAGGCGCCCGACAGAGACCACACCTTGACGGTTCGATCCAGACATGCGGAGGCaaatgtgtttgtgtccttGGGGTTGAAGGCCACGTACATGATGTAGTGGCTGTGGCCCAGGTACTGTCGCTCCATGGTCCAGTTTGTGTCCCAGTTCCACAGCCGGATGGACATGTCGTCGCCGGCGGTCAGCACGTAGGGCAGGGTGGGATGAACGGTGATGACACGGATGTAGTCGGGGTGGGCCTCAAActgggcctccttggctccAGTGTTGTAGTTGAAGACTCGCACAATAAAGTCGTCGGAGCCAACAATGATCCAGTTTTTTCGGGCAATGAACCGACCGGCTCGAAGAGGAACATCTGCCACCTCGATGCTCTTGACCACCGTCTGTGTCTCGTAGTTCCAGATCTGGGCCACTCCCGAGTACAGAGTGGTGAGTAACCATGGCTCAGTGGGGTGGAAATCGATTCCCTTGACTCGGTCAGAACGAGTCTGCGAGTGTCGCTGTGTTAGTCGTCGTCATGGCCGCGTGAATCGCTCAATTACTCACCTTGATTTCGAGCTTCATGGTGTAGTGCTACGCAGAGTGCAATAGAGAGTTTCATacgtgtacttgtagtgttcGGTAGGGTAAGTAGGAGGAGTGATGGCGCTGGGAAATGCTCTGCTCAAAGAAACATCTCCGGGGGACACAATATTGTATAATAGAGATGATAAATGGACAATAGGAAGCTTGCTCTGAATGTTCCAGTTCTCTCTCAAGATAAATACTTCCAAGTCCCACAACTTTTGGCACCAATTACgtctacacacacacctgatgtacagtgtactcgTGCTCGCCTATTGATCTCACACCACAATATGTACACGTAATGTCCCAACACCCCCAAAGGACCACGGTTTTTACCTTGGTGCTGCACGATTTTGGCTTCCGTTTTACGTGTCAGCCAAAATTCATATCGGTAGGAGATTGCACAATGACGGGAGATTGTAGAGGATAAGCGTGGAGATAAAAAGGAAGAGAATTGTATGTGAGGAAAAACGgacagtatatatactctTTTGCAGCACCTTCTATTGCTCCCAAACACCTCCTATACCAGTACCAAAGCGTCAGCCCCACCCTGGACTCAGTCGGATGCACGTGAAGCCGCCGGCTTAACCTTTTTGCTACATTCCACCTCACTCACCAACTTATCATCACACGTTGTCCTACTTCTTCAACTACTAATCATGTGGATTGTCAACTGGTGTGAGTATGGATGGAATACAGGGGCACTGATTGGTcgcttgtgtttgtgtacTTGTTACACAGACGCGGAGGCTagcggaaaaaaagaaatcaGATCAAGTGGCGATACACGATACACGACAAGCTCTACAGCGACACGGGGGCTTCGTGACTTGAAATCCCGGAGGTGAAAACACAGTTAACAGAGACTGGCGACTTAGGGCTGTTCCAGAGACTCAAAAACAGGTACCGATGCCGTTTTTTGCCCCTGTTGCATTCATCAAGTTGCGGTTTGATGCCGTTCAGGGTTGCTCAACCCCCTGAAGATACACGGTTGCTCTGCTGTTATACCCTAAACAGTCATACGGTGGTATTCAACACAAGCAAACTCTCTGTGCCGTTATTGTACTGCTTAAACAGCAAGTCTGCTATCGTATCGCCGCTCAATTTCGCTTCACTCGCTTTTTGATTTGCCCCCCTTTTGCTAACCTAGTCTACGACGTTCTGTCCTCTCTCGGACTATGGAACAAGAACGCCAAGCTGCTCTTCCTCGGTCTCGATAACGCCGGAAAGACCACCCTGCTGCACATGCTCAAGAACGACCGAATGGCCGTCTCTAACCCCACCGTGCACCCCACCTCCGAGGAGTTGTCCATCGGCAACTGTAAATTCACAACCTTTGATCTCGGTGGACATATCCAGGCCCGACGAGTGTGGAAGGACTACTTTCCCGAGGTCAACGGCATTGTTTTCCTCGTCGATGCCGCCGACCCTACTCGATTCGCCGAGTCCAAGGCCGAGCTCGACTCTCTGCTTGccattgagcagctcaagacTGTGCCCTTCTTGATTCTTGGAAACAAGATCGACATGCCCCAGGCCGTTTCCGAGctcgagctcaaggacgcccTTGGACTGTACCAGACCACCGGTAAGGGCAAGGTGCCTCTTGAAGGCAACATCCGACCCATCGAGATTTTCATGTGCTCCATTGTCATGCGGCAGGGCTACGGAGACGGTATTCGATGGCTGTCTCAGTATGTTTAGAGGGAATAAATTATTGTATTCTGATTGTGATGAGCAAAGCCGTGATTCCACATGGACCTGCGAACGGCTACATACTTGTTCCTACGTAGTTTGGGTAtttcaagtacaagcatCGGGTTGGGCCATCTACATCTGTAGTCGCCCTGCCATCCTTTCAACCACTGGTACCTTCAATGGTTTAGTTCACATAGTACCAATCGATGAGTCAGTCATTTGTATGATACAATCAGTCGTCGTCGAAAAGTGCTATTCTGTTATCACGGCTAACACACTTCAAGATGTCTCACAGATACGAATGAACAAGGTCTCACATGAGCTGAGACCATAGCTAAGAGTATTTGCACTTGTATGTCTAGAACCATCATTCGTCTGTCCTGAGCTGTCATTTGCCAGTCTTGTGTCTGTCTTGAACTGTCTAGTGTGTGTCTTGAACTGTACATTCGTTCATGAGAGCTGTGTGGGGGTCACAGACAGGGATCTCTGGAAGTTGTGTGGTAGATCATTTCATTAATAGtgagacagaagaagaaattATAATCATGGGGTCTCTCCAAAGGAGCTCACATTAGAAGCATTACAGTATGGACATACGTACAGTATCCAAGTATCACTTTTCAAGCTCTCACATCTACCCACTTTTAAACAATAAACATACATTAAATCTATCCGACCATCTACTTTCGTCGCTTGTTGCTTCCATGGTCTCCTCCCTGCGAAGCTCCTCGCTTCTTGTTTTGCTGGAAGAActctttcttcttggtcttctctCGCTCCAGTCGCTCCGCCTCGGCCgcggccttcttcttctcgtaTGCATCGTGCTGGGCAGTccacttctccttggctcgcttctccttgtcgtttCGGATCGTGAtgaccttcttgagaaGGTCTCGGGCCTTctgttcctcctcagaCAAGACAACTGCCCGCTTCTGCAGGTAGTAGTCCCgcttcttggggtcggCCACATTCTTAGGCTGGGCAGCAAAGGGCAGACCAGACTGGATGGCTCGAGGCACCTTGAGAGGCTGGAAGAACCGCTCCTTTCGCTCAATCttgttgtacttggagtTCTCCAGCAGAGGAGTCTCAATACCCTCCTCAGCTCGAACCTGACCAGTGAGTCTCATACCGGCCCAGTTGGCCTTGTCCTGCAACAGCAGAGAAGTGACAGGGTTGTAGAACTTTCGGGGCTGAATGGGGTACCAGGTCTTGAGGAAGACAATGTCCGACATGAGAATCTTGTCTTCAAAGGTGGCTCGGAACTGGCCCTCGGGAGAGGCAAGAGCTCGCTTGATGTGTCCTCGAATACCAGAAACAGTCTTGATCTGAGCCCCCTCAAACTTGGCCACTTCCAGAGACGAGTTGAacatgtccttgatgaaGGCGGTGTTCTTGAACACCTTCGCGGGATGTCCAACCAgcttcagcttcttgacaatctccaCGGAGGcgtcaacctcaagaacaGTACCTGTGGCAGCAATTCTAAACGCGCCAGTCTTATTGGCAGAAGCGACAGCAGGAACGGCACAGAAACCGGTGTTGGGGGACACCAGAGGGCCGTAAAAGGTGCCAAAGCAATGCATATGCTCAGGAGTGTACTTGAGCAGTCGGTTTCGAGTTCGAGAGTCCGAAGTGGAGTACAGAGGAATGGTCTGGAACCGTCTCCATCCAAGTGAGACCACCAAAGGATCGTTAGACTTGAGTACCTTCTTGTGCCATCGATGTCGCTTGATTCGTACCTGGGAGAATCCAAACTGGTCCTCGTTAGCCAAAAGACCTCCAATGAGTACGGGAAAAGAGGGATCAAAATGCTGAATGAACTCACAAGGAACACCCTCAAACACAAGACGAAGATAAGTACCCGCACGGAAACCCTCGATCCGATCTCGTGTGTTTTGGTCCATCTCTTTGTACTCGGCCTCGTTGATCTCGAGCTGCTTTGCAATTTTGGCCTTCTCAAGATCGTACCACGACGTCTCTTCGCCTCCCTCGGGGTCCTCCGCTCCAAATTCTCTATCGTCgccctgctcctgctcaaactgcttcttgagcttctccttcttagCAGCATTCGCTTCTCGCTGCTGAGCAAGAGACATGGCGGCAGGTTCACTCTCAGAGTCCTCTTCTTCGTTatcctcatcgtcctcgtcgtcctcatcaTCACTTCCAGCCTTCTTTCCGCCGACAAACTTCTCCCCGGTCTCCATATCCTCGAAATCAGAGTAaatctcgtcgtcgtcgccctctccctcttcatcttcgtcCTTATCCTGAATAACATTGCCATCCTTGTCAAAGACAGCAGTGATGAACCGGTCCGAAAGACCAGCAATAGCTTCCTGAGTCCAAGAATCAAGACAATCGCCGTAGATAGGGACGGAGGAATCCAGTCCAGAGTTATCAACAAAGTCAGCTCGCTTCAGGAATTCCTCCTCATCGGcctcaatgtcctcctcctgctcctcaaaGTCGCCCTTCCACTTGGAGATGGCATCAGCAGGAGAAACATCATCCTGGTAGAGTACTCGGTTGATATCCCAGCTCTTTCGGGtctgcttcttgaacttggaaGCACCATCCAGAGCCTGGGCACGTAGCTGAGAAAGCTCATCCTCATCCATACCGAGCTCCATGTCCGAATCGGACTCCTGGAAGTCGTACTCCTCGTCCTGTTCCTGCTCGTCTccctcctcatcgtctCCGATTTCAGTGATCTTCTCGGTGGCTCTTCCAGATCGCATTCCGGTTCGTCCATGATCTCCGTTgtcctcttcgtcgtcatcaatgtcctcctccagcgcctcgtcaaactccttgtcgttgaaCAGACGGAAAACACGCTCAGTCTCGCCCAAACCGTGCTTAGCACTCTGCAGAGAAGTCACCATCTGCTCTCCAATACCCTTCTCCTGACCAGGAACAAACGATTTGCTGCCAACGTCAATGTAAACGGCATCCTTATCCATGAGAACACCGCCAACATCGGACATGGGAGCGTAAATGGACTTTTGTTTCTCGTCGAGACGTCGCTTTCGCTTGGCACCTGCAGAAAtagcagcctcctcagccaTCTTGACAGCATAAGGAGTGGGGCAGGGATCAGGAAGAcgctcagcctccttgaccacAAGATCTCCGATTCCGGGAACGTGCACCTTGGCATTCACATAGGGCAGAGGTGTTCCGTGAACCCAGCCATACATGGTCACCTTTCTGTCAACCTTGGGGTTCTTCTCAATGAGAGAAGGGTGGGTAATGTCGACCACTCGGTCGGCCAACAGGTAGGGATGCTCGTTTCGCCATTTGAGCGGCCGGAACTTCATAATGTTAATGAACCGACATAGGTTGAGAATCTCCCGGTCGGGGTATCGTCCGTTGATGACTCCTGACAGGTAAAAGAGCTTGGCTCCAGCGTAGACCTCGGTCCAGAACCGGGTCTTGAGCCGCTTCTTAGATGCTCGCATGGTGGCGGGGTTCTTGAACAGATCTAGATGGGTAGTGACTCCCAGGATTCGGGGGAATCCGTGAGGGGAGAGAATGTTGAGGAACTCCATGGTCTCCATTTCAAAGCCGAAATTTCCATCCAttaccagcagcaccaggTCTGCGATCTTGGCCACATCAATCATACTGCTCAGATCGTTGTTGCATTCCAGAAAAGtgagtcgtcgtcgcttTCCAGAAACCACAGTGATGGGTCCTCGAATGTCGTTCAGAGTCTGCTTGGTGTATCGTCTGACCAGAGACTTGATCAGAGTGGTCTTTCCGGTACCAGGAGGACCCACGACCGCCACAATTACAGGCGGAGGGTCCTCGGTCGTTCGGTCGACCATAGGAGCGTGGTatcgcttctccttgtggtcGTGGGATCGTCTGGCCTGACGGTCGAGCTTGCCGGGGTTGGCCACAGCAAACGCTTTGGCGTTGAAGCCGTTGGCGTGaagcttggccttggccatctTCGTCTTGTCCCGCGACGTCCGATGCTCCTTGTTGCTTTGTTCTTCAGCTCCCATAGGTGTATAGCGTCTTGGACAGAAAAGATTTGAAAGTTTCTGGGCCTagatattttttttgatcGTGCATGAACTCTATTGAGGAGGGAGGAATGAAAGTTGTGGGTTAGGGTGGCGAAAGAGGAGGTGCTCTGGGGGTGTAGAGGCCCGTATTTTTGGTGATGGTAAGATATGGGTATTCTTGAAAAGGTACAATACTCATTATTTTCATCTCCAGAGTTTGTGGAATGTCTCTCCGGCGAGTTGGATGAGGTGTGCTGTTGAGTGGGCGTTAGGTCATCAAGTCAAGTACTGAGAGCAACATTAGTTGGGTTATAGAGTGTTGTCAACAAAACAGCTATTGCGGCGCCTTAATGTTGCAAGTCATGTCAACTCACGCCCAAGATTGTTAGCCCTAACATTCCACAACCCCACACCAAGTAGACGTTGAGAGCACGAAATTTGACATTTGAATCAGATCAGCAGTATAATGTGGCCTTGAATAACCCCATAATAGTTGTCAAATTTGTTCCCTCGCCCCTCAAACACCCCcaaacctcctcctcctaAGTTACCCTACCTACAGTTCAGCTCTTTCATCAAGGTTCCACACTGcaccaaaaaaatcaaGCCGTCTGCATCACCACTTGCCATCACTACTAGACATAACCATGGTGCAAATCAACGAAATCAAGAGCAATTCGCGAGACACCCGCACAGCCGCGCACACACATATCCGTGGTCTAGGTCTCAACGAAATGGGTGTCGCCAAGCCCATTGATGCGGGGTTTGTGGGCCAAACCGAGGCTCGAGAGGCCCTGGGACTGGTGGTTGACCTGATTCGAGCCAGCAAGATGAGCGGCCGAGGAATCCTTCTTGCTGGCGGTCCCGGTACCGGAAAGACTGCTCTGGCGCTTGCCGTCTCGCAGGAACTCGGCCCCAAGGTCCCCTTCTGCCCCATTGTTGGTTCTGAGATTTTCTCCGCAGAGGTCAAGAAGACTGCTGCTCTGATGGAGAACTTTCGACGGGCCATTGGACTGCGAatcaaggagaccaaggacaTTTACGAGGGAGAGGTGACGGAGCTGACgcccgaggaggccgaAGATCCCCTGGGAGGCTACGGCAAAACCATCCggtcggtggtggtgggtcTCAAGAGTTACAGAGGCACTAAGCAACTGCGGCTGGATCCCAAGATCTACGAGTCGATTCAGAAGGAGCGGGTGGCCGTTGGCGACGTGATTTACATTGAGGCCAACACTGGTGCTGTCAAGCGAGTGGGACGATCGGATGCCTACGCTACCGAATTTGATCTCGAGACGGAGGAGTACGTTCCCCTGCCCAAGGGAGAGGTgcacaagaagaaggagattgtgcaGGACGTAACGCTGCATGATTTGGATGTGGCCAATGCACGGCCTCAGGGAGGACAGGATGTCATGTCGATGATGGGCTCGCTGATGAAGCCCAAAAAGACAGAAATCACAGACAAGCTGAGAGAGGAGGTCAACAAAAAGGTGCAGTCGTACATTGACCAGGGAGTGGCTGAACTGGTGCCTGGTGTACTGTTTATCGACGAGGTGAACATGCTAGATGTGGAGTGTTTTACCTACCTCAACCGGGCTCTGGAGTCGACAATCTCGCCCATTGTCATCCTGGCGTCCAACCGAGGCATGTGCCGAGTTCGGGGTGTGGACGACGATGTGTCTCCTCACGGCATCACCACCGATCTGCTCGATCGACTGCTCATTGTGCGAACTCTGCCCTACTCTCtggacgagatcaagaccATCATTCAGAAGCGAGCTGTGgttgaacagcagcagatttCCGAGGACGCTCTGGACGCCCTTGCTCAACATGGAGCCCGAACCTCGCTGAGATACGGCCTTCAGCTTCTGTCTCCTGCTGGAGTGCTGGCCAAGAGCGAGGGACGAGACGTGGtggaggtcaaggacgtggaggagtGCGAGTCGTTGTTCCTGGATGCTACTCGATCTAAGGGGCGGTTTACTGACAAGTTTTTGTAGGCTGCTTAACGACAGACGGATACTGGCCTACAGATAGTTTCTAAGCTGACCAAGGGGATGTATTTTGTATTATGTATTGAATGGATATTTTGGATATACtttgggaaaaaaaggaacaTCATTGTATTGAAATGAAGAGTAATGGTGGCAACCGCGACaggtgcttgtacttgcacctACTGCTACATTCTGTCGTAGCAATGTTCTGTGTGAACAAGTCAAGTGcatttccttctcctcccaaCCAACATCGACAGTTGAAATTTCgggttctttttttttaagGTGAAATTTCATTACTCCCAATTGAGTATCCAAAGGAGAGAACGGGGCGGTAGAAGAGGTGATTGAGATGGAATTTGGTCACACTGAAACAACCAGTGTAATGAGCACGACATTTTGTACCTGTATATAAGGCTACTTTACACCCCAGATGGCCAGAAAAGGTGGTAACAACGAGCTCTCCAATCTAACCCCAACCCTAACCATAACTCTATGGAGGGCCCAAAAATTTCACatcaaccaccacaccCACCACTACACAACCAACATGTCCGATATCAATTTCATGGTTGTCGACGGCTCTCTGGCCGACCTGGTGGCCGAGCTGACCGCGTACATCGAGACCCTTGGCTgcgacgagctggaggccaaCTGCCAACGAGCTCTGGCTGCGGGTGAGGAGCCCAAGGTGTTTGAGTTGATTACTCAGCAGCTCCCTCTGCTAAACAAGTCTTCggagcagcagtttgagTCCGTGTGGCAGTTGTGCTTGcacgtcttctccttctccgagTCCTTTGAGTGGGTTGATGCTGTTCTGAAGGCCATTTCCGGCCACAGCAACCTGCCTCGATCTTTCAACGGCCCCGCTGCTGCGGGCCAGGCCGTTGTTGCTGTCCTGGCCTCTCTTTTCAATATGCTGAGCTCCAGCCACGACGACGCACAGCTCGCAAACACCCTTCTGGCTGCTCTGACCACCGCTGAGGAGACTGGAAACCTGCATCTTCTTGCCGGACAGCTCAAGTCCGACCAGACCGTCACATGGATCAACACGTGGCAGATTGAGGCTGACGTGCGAGATCAGCTCATTGCCAAGATCTACAGTGCCCTCGTGCAGCTGGACGAGCCCGCCAAGGCCCTGGCTCTGCTggtggctgctgttggCAACACCCAGACCTCCACCTTCCCCATGACCTGCAAGCTGGTGCAGCAGGCGCTCAAGTCGGACCACGTGTACGACTTTGGCTCTATTCTGGCTCTCGAGCCCGTGGAGGACCTCAAGACCACAGAACAGCGACTATTCGAGCTGCTGACCACCGTGGCAAGCGGAGAAGTGGCCAAGATGCAATCTCTGGCCGCCGGAGACGCCAAGAGCCTCATTGAGGAGAACGACTTTGATGCGGAGTCGCTGCTCGCCAAGACCCGAGTCATTGCGCTGGCCAACCTCGCTGCCGAGTCTCCTGAGATCGAGTACTCTATCATCGCCAA
Encoded here:
- a CDS encoding uncharacterized protein (Compare to YALI0C21846g, highly similar to uniprot|Q08965 Saccharomyces cerevisiae YPL217c BMS1 Ribosome biogenesis protein, similar to Saccharomyces cerevisiae BMS1 (YPL217C); ancestral locus Anc_6.234) — encoded protein: MGAEEQSNKEHRTSRDKTKMAKAKLHANGFNAKAFAVANPGKLDRQARRSHDHKEKRYHAPMVDRTTEDPPPVIVAVVGPPGTGKTTLIKSLVRRYTKQTLNDIRGPITVVSGKRRRLTFLECNNDLSSMIDVAKIADLVLLVMDGNFGFEMETMEFLNILSPHGFPRILGVTTHLDLFKNPATMRASKKRLKTRFWTEVYAGAKLFYLSGVINGRYPDREILNLCRFINIMKFRPLKWRNEHPYLLADRVVDITHPSLIEKNPKVDRKVTMYGWVHGTPLPYVNAKVHVPGIGDLVVKEAERLPDPCPTPYAVKMAEEAAISAGAKRKRRLDEKQKSIYAPMSDVGGVLMDKDAVYIDVGSKSFVPGQEKGIGEQMVTSLQSAKHGLGETERVFRLFNDKEFDEALEEDIDDDEEDNGDHGRTGMRSGRATEKITEIGDDEEGDEQEQDEEYDFQESDSDMELGMDEDELSQLRAQALDGASKFKKQTRKSWDINRVLYQDDVSPADAISKWKGDFEEQEEDIEADEEEFLKRADFVDNSGLDSSVPIYGDCLDSWTQEAIAGLSDRFITAVFDKDGNVIQDKDEDEEGEGDDDEIYSDFEDMETGEKFVGGKKAGSDDEDDEDDEDNEEEDSESEPAAMSLAQQREANAAKKEKLKKQFEQEQGDDREFGAEDPEGGEETSWYDLEKAKIAKQLEINEAEYKEMDQNTRDRIEGFRAGTYLRLVFEGVPCEFIQHFDPSFPVLIGGLLANEDQFGFSQVRIKRHRWHKKVLKSNDPLVVSLGWRRFQTIPLYSTSDSRTRNRLLKYTPEHMHCFGTFYGPLVSPNTGFCAVPAVASANKTGAFRIAATGTVLEVDASVEIVKKLKLVGHPAKVFKNTAFIKDMFNSSLEVAKFEGAQIKTVSGIRGHIKRALASPEGQFRATFEDKILMSDIVFLKTWYPIQPRKFYNPVTSLLLQDKANWAGMRLTGQVRAEEGIETPLLENSKYNKIERKERFFQPLKVPRAIQSGLPFAAQPKNVADPKKRDYYLQKRAVVLSEEEQKARDLLKKVITIRNDKEKRAKEKWTAQHDAYEKKKAAAEAERLEREKTKKKEFFQQNKKRGASQGGDHGSNKRRK
- a CDS encoding uncharacterized protein (Compare to YALI0C21868g, similar to Saccharomyces cerevisiae RVB1 (YDR190C); ancestral locus Anc_8.395, highly similar to uniprot|Q03940 Saccharomyces cerevisiae YDR190c RVB1 RUVB-like protein P2.38.f2.1), whose translation is MVQINEIKSNSRDTRTAAHTHIRGLGLNEMGVAKPIDAGFVGQTEAREALGLVVDLIRASKMSGRGILLAGGPGTGKTALALAVSQELGPKVPFCPIVGSEIFSAEVKKTAALMENFRRAIGLRIKETKDIYEGEVTELTPEEAEDPLGGYGKTIRSVVVGLKSYRGTKQLRLDPKIYESIQKERVAVGDVIYIEANTGAVKRVGRSDAYATEFDLETEEYVPLPKGEVHKKKEIVQDVTLHDLDVANARPQGGQDVMSMMGSLMKPKKTEITDKLREEVNKKVQSYIDQGVAELVPGVLFIDEVNMLDVECFTYLNRALESTISPIVILASNRGMCRVRGVDDDVSPHGITTDLLDRLLIVRTLPYSLDEIKTIIQKRAVVEQQQISEDALDALAQHGARTSLRYGLQLLSPAGVLAKSEGRDVVEVKDVEECESLFLDATRSKGRFTDKFL
- a CDS encoding uncharacterized protein (Compare to YALI0C21890g, weakly similar to uniprot|Q9URK6 Schizosaccharomyces pombe and DEHA0F09471g Debaryomyces hansenii IPF 8385.1), coding for MARKGGNNELSNLTPTLTITLWRAQKFHINHHTHHYTTNMSDINFMVVDGSLADLVAELTAYIETLGCDELEANCQRALAAGEEPKVFELITQQLPLLNKSSEQQFESVWQLCLHVFSFSESFEWVDAVLKAISGHSNLPRSFNGPAAAGQAVVAVLASLFNMLSSSHDDAQLANTLLAALTTAEETGNLHLLAGQLKSDQTVTWINTWQIEADVRDQLIAKIYSALVQLDEPAKALALLVAAVGNTQTSTFPMTCKLVQQALKSDHVYDFGSILALEPVEDLKTTEQRLFELLTTVASGEVAKMQSLAAGDAKSLIEENDFDAESLLAKTRVIALANLAAESPEIEYSIIAKNLDVSLDTVELWVIDTIRAGLVEGRLSQTKQSFAVHRAQKSGPIAKADWEVISQKLDVWKKSINDVLHVVKQARENANAQKRKIAA